The following proteins come from a genomic window of Tepidibacillus fermentans:
- the hemC gene encoding hydroxymethylbilane synthase, with protein MKKIIVGSRRSQLALVQTEWVIQQLKTFYPDVQFEIKEIVTKGDKILDVTLSKVGGKGLFVKEIEQALLDSEIDFAVHSMKDMPAQMPKGLTLAAVPKREDPRDCLISRHNYTIDTLPKGAKVGTSSLRRAAQILAYRNDLKIESIRGNINTRLIKLESEGLDAIILAAAGLHRMGWNERITQYLDPMISIPAVGQGALGIQAREDDGNILQMLAKIDHPSTRTLVSAERAFLHRLQGGCQIPIGAYAKWKDDKIYLVGLVASVDGETVLKYQDNGTKDEAIALGIRVAEHLLEMGADQILAQVKGE; from the coding sequence ATGAAAAAAATCATCGTTGGTTCAAGGAGAAGCCAATTGGCACTCGTTCAAACCGAATGGGTGATCCAGCAATTGAAAACCTTTTATCCCGATGTTCAATTTGAGATTAAAGAGATTGTTACAAAAGGAGATAAAATTCTTGATGTCACCCTCTCAAAAGTGGGGGGAAAAGGCTTATTTGTCAAAGAAATCGAACAAGCGTTATTGGATAGTGAAATCGATTTTGCAGTACATAGTATGAAAGATATGCCAGCACAGATGCCAAAGGGGTTGACATTGGCAGCAGTTCCGAAGCGTGAAGATCCAAGAGATTGTCTCATTTCGCGGCATAATTACACTATTGACACCTTACCAAAGGGGGCTAAAGTAGGAACCAGTAGTTTGCGACGAGCGGCTCAGATTCTTGCTTATCGGAATGACCTTAAGATCGAATCGATTCGGGGAAATATCAATACGAGACTTATCAAACTAGAGTCAGAAGGATTAGATGCCATCATTTTAGCAGCAGCTGGCCTTCATCGGATGGGGTGGAATGAGCGAATCACACAGTATCTTGATCCGATGATTTCGATCCCTGCAGTCGGTCAGGGTGCATTAGGGATTCAAGCAAGAGAAGATGACGGCAACATTCTGCAAATGTTAGCGAAAATTGACCATCCGTCAACGAGAACTCTGGTATCTGCGGAAAGAGCGTTTCTTCATCGGTTACAAGGCGGGTGTCAGATTCCAATAGGAGCATATGCAAAATGGAAGGATGACAAGATTTACCTAGTTGGTCTAGTTGCTTCAGTAGATGGAGAAACGGTGTTGAAATATCAAGATAACGGAACAAAGGACGAGGCGATCGCTTTAGGAATAAGAGTGGCAGAGCATTTATTAGAAATGGGAGCTGATCAAATTTTAGCTCAAGTGAAAGGAGAATGA
- a CDS encoding precorrin-2 dehydrogenase/sirohydrochlorin ferrochelatase family protein — MKAYYSMFVQMKNRPCIVIGGGKVAERKIGRLLQVGAHLTVISPSITEQIRQWVDQQQIIWKEREYKRGDLEGYFLVIIATDQAEMNQLIYQEVNHQYQLVNVVDAPDLCTFIVPSTVTRGYLQISISTNGASPGLAKKIRQEIEDTFGEEYETYTLFLAEMREWILQQNLNARTRQYYFAKMLEDEILTRIKKGGKERVMDEIKQEIIQKRNV, encoded by the coding sequence ATGAAAGCGTATTACTCGATGTTTGTTCAGATGAAAAACCGTCCCTGTATTGTCATTGGTGGAGGAAAGGTTGCTGAAAGGAAAATTGGACGATTGCTTCAAGTTGGAGCCCATTTGACGGTGATCAGCCCCTCCATTACAGAACAAATCCGACAATGGGTAGACCAACAACAAATCATTTGGAAAGAAAGGGAATATAAAAGAGGAGATTTAGAAGGGTATTTCTTGGTCATTATCGCGACGGATCAAGCAGAAATGAATCAACTGATTTATCAGGAAGTCAATCATCAGTACCAATTGGTGAACGTTGTGGATGCTCCTGATTTATGTACGTTTATCGTTCCATCAACTGTAACAAGAGGATATTTACAGATCTCAATCTCAACAAACGGAGCTAGTCCAGGTTTAGCAAAAAAAATCCGTCAAGAAATTGAGGACACATTTGGAGAAGAATATGAAACCTATACTCTTTTTTTAGCCGAAATGAGAGAGTGGATTTTACAACAAAATTTAAATGCTAGAACTCGGCAATACTATTTTGCGAAAATGTTAGAAGATGAGATATTGACCCGGATAAAAAAGGGTGGAAAAGAGCGGGTAATGGATGAAATCAAGCAAGAGATTATTCAGAAAAGGAATGTTTGA
- the ccsA gene encoding cytochrome c biogenesis protein CcsA, with protein sequence MNGWILFLLLIYSSSFGIRMTNQFITSFKLKKWAKISLLFGGLLHLLIFLINFIEKGYFPLLTIFEVLYFYSFIMIILAIFIQQFFQVDVFEILILFVLFIGLILLLLAESVGETSPTIDEHFLSRFLFLHIGLTLTSYGVFSLSALFSIFFLMYDRLLKQKKWNLLTKKMPSLQRLEKNIFLANLFGTLLLFMGLLFGSIWATSFFHLKFFYDLKVIISIIVFIMYLVFLIQRQKGNWISKQLSQWNLLSFVMVLINFLISYYFESFHHWL encoded by the coding sequence ATGAATGGATGGATTCTTTTTCTTTTGCTTATCTATTCATCTAGTTTTGGAATACGAATGACGAATCAGTTCATTACATCATTCAAGCTGAAAAAATGGGCTAAAATAAGTCTGCTCTTTGGAGGCTTGCTTCATCTATTGATTTTTCTCATCAATTTCATAGAAAAAGGTTATTTTCCTTTATTAACCATCTTTGAAGTTCTTTATTTTTATTCTTTCATTATGATTATTCTTGCTATCTTCATTCAGCAATTTTTTCAAGTGGATGTTTTTGAGATTCTAATTCTATTCGTTTTATTTATCGGGTTGATCTTATTGCTACTTGCAGAATCAGTCGGGGAAACTTCACCTACGATTGATGAACACTTTTTATCTCGATTTTTATTTTTGCATATTGGTTTAACGTTAACTAGCTATGGAGTTTTTTCACTCTCAGCTTTATTTTCAATCTTCTTTCTCATGTATGATCGATTGTTGAAACAGAAGAAATGGAATTTGTTAACGAAAAAGATGCCAAGTCTGCAGCGATTAGAGAAGAATATATTTTTAGCCAATCTCTTTGGTACTTTATTATTGTTTATGGGATTGTTGTTTGGTTCGATCTGGGCCACTTCTTTTTTTCACTTGAAATTTTTCTACGATCTTAAAGTGATAATCTCGATCATCGTATTCATCATGTATCTTGTATTTTTAATACAAAGGCAAAAGGGAAATTGGATCAGTAAACAATTATCCCAGTGGAATTTACTCAGTTTTGTGATGGTATTAATTAACTTTTTAATTTCCTACTATTTCGAATCTTTTCACCATTGGTTGTAG